The following proteins come from a genomic window of Falco cherrug isolate bFalChe1 chromosome Z, bFalChe1.pri, whole genome shotgun sequence:
- the NR2F1 gene encoding COUP transcription factor 1 produces the protein MAMVVSSWRDPQEDVAGGTPSGPNPAAAQPAREQPPQQQGGSAAPHTPQTPSQPGPPSTPGTAGDKGAGQQGSGQSQQHIECVVCGDKSSGKHYGQFTCEGCKSFFKRSVRRNLTYTCRANRNCPIDQHHRNQCQYCRLKKCLKVGMRREGEYFFPTMLSLPLPAAVQACVCEGSPSVCVCLCIRAHTRTYARIQRYIHARTRAACIYIYIYICTHIYIYTHTHIYGSAWRSRSLYLSMHMSISPSACTPSGSFAPGFVVIVDGGWWCFLFCFFGLCLLPLPPPPPPLPPPPPPPPPPPPPPLPPPPRRRSAAASAGAVRRADACGLSDAAHIESLQEKSQCALEEYVRSQYPNQPSRFGKLLLRLPSLRTVSSSVIEQLFFVRLVGKTPIETLIRDMLLSGSSFNWPYMSIQCS, from the exons ATGGCAATGGTAGTTAGCAGCTGGCGAGATCCGCAGGAAGACGTGGCCGGGGGCACGCCGAGCGGCCCCAACCCCGCCGCGGCGCAGCCGGCCCGGGAGCAGCCgccccagcagcaggggggCTCGGCCGCCCCGCACACCCCGCAGACCCCCAGCCAGCCGGGACCCCCCTCCACGCCGGGCACGGCCGGGGACAAGGGAGCGGGCCAGCAGGGCTcggggcagagccagcagcacatCGAGTGCGTGGTGTGCGGGGACAAGTCCAGCGGCAAGCACTACGGCCAGTTCACCTGCGAGGGCTGCAAAAGTTTCTTCAAGAGGAGCGTCCGCAGGAACTTAACTTACACATGCCGCGCCAACAGGAACTGTCCCATCGACCAGCACCACCGCAACCAGTGCCAGTACTGCCGCCTCAAGAAGTGCCTCAAAGTGGGCATGAGGCGGGAAGGTGAATATTTCTTCCCTACTATGCTATCGCTCCCTCTCCCCGCGGCTGTGCAGGCGTGCGTGTGCGAGGGCTCTCCgtctgtgtgtgtctgcctGTGCATACGCGCACACACGCGCACCTATGCGCGTATACAGAGATATATACACGCGCGCACACGCGCGGcgtgcatatacatatatatatatatatgcacacatatatatatatatacacacacacacatctacGGCTCTGCGTGGCGATCTAGGTCTCTCTATCTTTCCATGCACATGTCAAtctctccctctgcctgcacTCCATCTGGCAGCTTTGCGCcaggttttgttgttattgtggATGGTGGTtggtggtgttttcttttttgctttttcgGTTtgtgcctcctgccc cttcctcctcctcctcctcctcttcctcctcctcctcctcctcctcctcctcctcctcctcctcctctccccccccccccccgccgccgatCCGCGGCTGCCTCCGCGGGCGCGGTGCGGCGGGCAGACGCCTGCGGCCTGTCGGATGCGGCCCACATCGAAAGCCTGCAGGAGAAGTCCCAGTGCGCGCTGGAGGAGTACGTGAGGAGCCAGTACCCCAACCAACCCAGCCGCTTCgggaagctgctgctgcggctgccCTCCCTGCGCACCGTCTCCTCCTCCGTCATCGAGCAGCTCTTCTTCGTCCGCTTGGTAGGTAAAACCCCCATCGAAACCCTCATCAGGGATATGCTACTGTCGGGGAGCAGCTTCAACTGGCCTTACATGTCCATCCAGTGCTCCTAG